The Daphnia magna isolate NIES linkage group LG6, ASM2063170v1.1, whole genome shotgun sequence genome segment aaattttgcATCATTGAAGGCTTTTATGGCGTAATCGACACGCGATGAATTGTCCCGCAAGAGTTTGACGGAATTTCGATGATCACCCGCCGCTTGCAATTCGGCAGCTTCTTGGCAAATTATGTCAGCAATGCAAAAGCTAAAAAATCCACGGGAAAAACCTTCGATACTTTGAAGAAAAACTTCGAATCTTGCCACTTGGGCAGAAAAGGGCTCTTCGATATTTTCGACAAATTGAACGATGACGGCTAGCAGGAGAGTAACACATTCCGACCAAGTTTTGAGCAGATTCTCCCTCCATTCAGGAAATTTGACGTCATTATCACTGAACTTCCATGCACGTTCAAACTGGATTAAAGCCTCCTTCAAGTAATACTCTATCAGCAGTCGGGCGTCTTTATGGTCATTTTTCGGCAACGTGGAGATATTTATCTTGTAATTGCTGTAAAGTCGTTTACCACATTTAAACTGTAACACTCCCAAACCATTGGCAATCGTCGCTTTTTCATCCGCAGTGACAGCAAGAGCGGAAGCCTTGTAATAGTACGACAAAGCCTGGCTCATTCTGTGCACGTAAACAACCGATGCAAGATGATCGTTCCTCACAGTTTGATAGAAGATTTcatctcctttctttttccagcAATCAAAAGAGACAATATTGTTTGAAGAATGGCCCATTGAATTAAACAATAATTCAGGGTTGTCAAGAACAACGACACAACAGGACGAATTGACATGAAGAACAGTAGTGCTAGATTGGCACTTTCTACTTTTCTACGAGATGTTGACGAGGGGTCAGAAAGTATGATTCATGTGACGAGAAAAACAATTGCAAGGTCATACACTtgccaattgtttttttttcgacgaGTATTGACCACATGAATTCAGTTTAACTTAAAGCTCAAAGATATAAAAATGAAGCCAAAAATATAgatttacatttttacatcGCTCCAAATAAATTATTTCGTAAGAATTGCTTTTTaatcaaaagaatttttctgCATTGGTTTTCTTCAAAAGGTAGTTTTATGAAACGATTACCGGTAGGTGACTCTACAACATGTTATGAAATGACGCTCGGTAGATGGGAGTACTGCGGGATAGGGAAAATGATTCTCGGTAGGTTGCACTACTGCGTCAACTATTATCGTCTGTcgacaaacaacaaaagaggCGCTTGGAAAATTCGTAGAtttgtagttttttttatagaattCAAAGTTTTAAGGACAAATAAAAATGGGAAAAGCCGAAGTAGGAACTCCAAAATGGATaggaaacaaaatgaagtcAAAAGGTTTGCAGAAATTGCGCTGGTATTGTCAAATGTGTCAAAAACAATGTCGAGATGAAAACGGTTTCAAGTGTCACACAaggtttgtttttaacgaACGGAAAGTTGAGCCCGAATTAAtgttatttattgtttttacagttctgAATCCCATCAGAGGCAACTTTTACTGTTTGCTGACAATTCCCGCAAATATCTTGACGAATTTTCCCactgaatttgaaaaagactTTCTAAATCTGCTAAGGAGACAGTTTGGCACTAAAAGAGTTCATGCCAATGTGGTGTACCAAGAATACATTCGTGATCGGAACCACACTCCACATGAATGCAACACGATGGACTTCGTTGACAGGCCTTTGTAAACACCTTAGTCGACATGGCAAAGTAGTGGCTGATGAAACAGAAAAAGGTTGGTTCATCACATATATTGACCGAGACCCAGAAACCATTGCTAGAGCAGAGGCACTggctaaaaaacaaaagatggaCAAAGATGATCAAGAAAGAGTCTATGACTTCATTGAGAAGCAAGTCCAGAAAGGCAAAAAGGAAGGAGATGAGGAAGAGGCTGTCTTCACTGAATTTAAACGAGAAAAtccagaagaaaaaattcaaattcaattaggttcaaaaatcaaaaaggaagaagttCAGCTTGTGCCATCAAGTAGCTTTGCAGACAAAAAGGATGTAAAACCCGGTAAATCCTCGGATACCGATGATTCGACTTTCAAAATGCCTTACAGTAAGGATATCAAAAAAGAGAAGACAACCGAAAAACGAAAACTTTCAGCGTTAGATGAAATTATGAGGGAACAAGAAGCCTCCAAGGAAAAATCTGGCAGAAAGGATTATTGGCTGACAGAAAACATAGTAGTTAAAGTGGTTACCAAATCGCTTGGTGACAAGTACTACAAAAAGAAGGGATTCATCAAGCAAGTTATTGACAAGTATGGGGCTATGGTTACCATGATAGATACTGGTCCATACATTGAAACTTGACCAGTCACACCTAGAAACCGTTATTCCAGCTGAAGGtatattttttccccttaaGTAGAATggtagaaaaacaaaatttcctTACGTGGTTTTTCTATCTAGGACGAATAGTCATGGTCGTTAACGGTGCTTACCGCGGCTACCGAGCCGTGCTAAAAAGCCTCGATGCAAAACATTTCTGTGTCACGATAACAATTGATTCGgtattgatttttgaaatgtcaTCTATTAGCTAACAGTTATTAcatttccttgttttcttACTGATTACAGGGGCCCGTCAAAGGACGAATTGTGGAAGGCGTTCAATATGAAGACATTTGTAAAATCCACACCGAGTGACTTGACGCCAGAATACACGAAATGCTTTTTGTTATTTCGCGCATTTTTTCCTCACAACTGTAATATACTGGTTCTTGAAAATAATGGGAGACTCTTCCTCACTTACAAAATTCCTGCATGGCCGCGAACTCCTATAGGGATTCTTTTGTGGTGGCATAAGAATCTCTAAAGGCTCGCGACTGCTGGCGTCTTGGAGGCGTTTTAGATCCAAGGGGGCCTCAGCCGCAGTGTAGGCCGTCAAAATAAGAGGCACACCCTCCTTCGGAAAATGTACGATATCAGTTGAATTCCAAAATATAATGTTGATGCCATAGAAGTGTTACTTTTAATAGACACGGTAAAGTTTTCGCCCACGAGTCTGATCCTTGAAAGCCCGTCTGTCGGTAAAGTCCGCAGTTGaacgcaacaacaacatcggGGCGAATATAGTTCTTACTTTTTACGAAATCGTGGTAAAAGGTGTTCGGTTGAAAATCACAGATGAAATGTTTGTTGTTGCGTTCACAATGAGGACAACGCAGATCATCGTCCCACGTGCCGGACGGAACTCCTGTCAATTCCGGACCCGTGAAAGTTATGTAAAGTGATTTCAGGGCCGGCAGAGTGTTCAAGAAGAAAACATCCCATTTGGCCAAATTATTACCTGCATTATCAAAAGAATGAACTCGCTTTTCTGTTTCAAATACGGTCAACCAAGATTTCTTACATTCAAAAGGCAATTCGGCCCCAACAATGTGAACGACAAGAGATTTGCGATCGCCCAATAGTGGAATGCCGTCCGTTAATTTGGCCGCTTCCTGGAGGCCCCAGAGAACGGTCAATGGATAAGATGCGAATTCCGTCAACAAAGTAAGAGAATTTCTTCCCATAGCAAAAGCCCCCATTGCACCGACCATTCTCAGGACTAGAAATTCCTGTTGAATCAGTTACGAGAAGTTTTTAAGGCTAAAATTACGATAATGATCTTGTGCAACTGACTTTTAGCGATGGAGGAAATTCTTCAAAACTGTCCAACAGCTTGTGAGGTAGCATACAATCGATACGACCTTTTTTTGATTGCTCGATATTGAGATCTAAAAGAAGTTTCAAATCCTTACACCACTCTTCGTGAGATTTTGATTGATGCTGATCACAGCAGTAGAAAAACGAATGGCAACCACTGCATTCATTAAGTTTAGTTCCGTCATCCATACGACACTGATCGCATACGCGTGGATACAGAAACATTTCCTGCTCATAAGGTTGCATGGGTCGCTATATcgatcaaaatgaaaaatacaacGATAGAGTAATGAAACGAAACGAATAAAAGGATTACGGTTAAGGATTTTTCCACGCGGACCATTAAATTGTAACGAAAAGCTTTCCAGCTTTCAGGGCTTAGATTAAGCTTTGACACGTCGCTGAACAAGCTTGGCCGGCCTTCTTTTCGCAAAACTTGTTGAACGACTTTGCAAAAATCCTGAGCATCAAAGATAAAGGAAAAATACGGGAATGTACCATGAAACTTTATATCAAGACTGATATACCTTATGTTGAGCCCAATGTTCTTTCTGGTGAGCCAAGCCACAGTATGCAATCATTCTGCAGCCAGAACAACTCAATAACTTGATTTCGCTGCTTGGCTCTGACTCGTGACGCATGGCTTTACAAACGTGGCAAGAATTTGGAATAAAAATAGGTCTAATTTGGccttcttcattttctacACCATCAAAGTACAAAAGATCAAGAGTGCACAGTTCAGTCATTTTACAATGACTTAAATGTAAAAAGATATGCTTCGAGAAAGACAAAAACCGAATCAACCTTCCGTCACAACTTCACGAAAACGAAGACGTTGAAGTCTGATATTCTGCGTACGAACAGCTTCCAACCAATCTATTTATATAACTAAACTCCCCTTTTAGTTCGCCCCGCGTGTCGGCCATGTTTTTTATCGGTTAACATGCAGCAAGGGCGGGAAAAACTTCCGCCCTTCAGGAAAAAACTGACACACTTCTCTAAGATTGcaaaattgtttgaaaattaaatTGCTGACTTCAGATATGTAATCGCATACGAAAAATAGTCCCTAAACTTCAGTGAATGGCTATTTGCATCAAATCAACCAGCGAATACATAATTTCAACATGCCTATTTGGCGCCAAAATCGTGGGCTGTGACATACAGTACACCGAGGTGACTGAAAAAATTTGACTCTCTGTCATCCATGAATCGAAATTGGATGGTACACAAAATACGTGCAAAATAttacatttttaatttttcctaCCGTGATACGTCCCATGGATGACCACTGTTTAGAGGATATTTCGGTTTCCACGTAGTCTTTCCACGTCGTCATCGATTGAAGACAAAGGCCATTGGTGATCCACTTTCCAACCAAAATGGAACATCTCAGATCAAGGTGAAGAGTTATCTCCATGAAGAGTCATAAATCATGAAGCATCTCACTCtacaaaaataatgaaataataatgAGTGTAAGATTGTTCGACAGATCATCTCCCATATGTGTAACATGTTTCATTTGTCAGTGGAACTACTTAAGACTACTCCCAAATATTAGCCAAATCTGATAGTCAGTGTGTGCAGCTTTAACATATTCTCACAACAGCATAGAGAGATCTATGCCATCTATGAGACAAAACAACTTTCAGAAGCTCCATTAATTGCTCATCAGCGAAGTAGAACAAATGTGTACAGCCTTGGGACACATCAATTGCAAGATTCTTTATGAATTTCTTCTCATTTATGGGCAATTTTAGCATGTAAATTGTTAACGTTGTAGATTAAAACGTTCAAATTATGAAAGATTGGTAAGTTTTTGTCTTTAAACGTACCATTCTGATTGCAGGGTTTCACATGCGACACACAGCCACGTGTTGGGGCATTCAAGTTTTGTCTTTGATGCTTCCGGTACTTCCTACGTCCAGAAGTAACCACTTCACATGGAAGTGCAAAGAATTCTCAAGTTTGAATCTTCTCCTGGTTGCGCGTTGCCGTTGCGCCTTTAATTTGGCGGCCTCATGGTGGAAGTTCCCGGCAAGAATGGGCTTTCGTTATCTGAAAGCATAGCGTGAAATCGTCTGCAACTAAATGCCCTCTGGCGAGTGTCTGTagatttattgatttttaggATCTGAAGTGTGTAGGACATTTTGACATTTGAAGGAAAAGTTGCGTTCGTGGacgtttaaaagaaaacaaaagaaatggaagaacaAGTTACagatcaagaagaaaaaattaaagaggGGGCAAGCGTGATTACTCGGGAATTCAGTAGGGATGCCCCACCAATCTTACATCTTCTCGTCGTTGGATTTCATCATAAAAAGGGATGTCAAGTTGAGTACTCATACCCTCCACTTTGTCCAAGCTCAGCTTCTGAATCTCATGAATGCCCAGAAATCTGGAAAAATTTGCCTTCTCTGGCAATGCCAGATGGCTCGCACAACTTTGTTGAGGATACTGTTTACTTCCATCTTCCATCAATGTCTCATCCTGGGAAAACAGTATATGGGGTTTCATCTTATCGCCAGATTGAAGCAAAGGTAAAAGAATCAATATGGCTCTCACAATAATGCCACTAAAATTTACCCATATTTCAATAGATGCTCTCTAAGAAAACAGCTGACATAACCAGAAGCACTGTCCAGAAGGCTGTGTGCGTTCTTTCTAACCTTCCTTTGTATGGTCACATTCAAGTCAAAATGGGGCTTATAACAGAGGCCTATTTCCGTGAGGGAGACTTTACTCAATTTATGCTGCTCCATGATGCATACAACAACCTTAATATGTGTCTCAATCCTGACCTATTAAATTCTACTCAAGCCATTATTGGTAAGCTTACATACTTGCacttagttttttgtttttttcattttttttattttactttttaacTAGGATTACCACTACGTGAGATGCTGGAGAGGTTTGGGCACAAAGTAGTCCAGCTTTTCAAATTGATTCTACTGCAAAAACGAGTTCTCTTCTTTCACTCGCCAGTAAGACCTTTGTCCACATCCATTTTGGCTATGCTTGCGCTTTTCCCTGGCGTAGTTGAAACGGGCTTGGATAATTGCACCGCCTTAGCTAGTCAGCCCGATTCAATCGTCGTTGAAACAGTGGAAGTACCCAAACAGTTTATTCCTTCACCGGATGAATCTGGTATTTTGGCAACTGAAAATCAGTCTGATGTTTATAATGGACTGacagaaaaattttcttcttggaaAGATAAATTAGATGTCGCTACCAAACCAGCTGGTAGTCCCACAGTTGATGCCACCGACGATAGCAAAGTAAGCCGAGAAAGCAGCTTCGAAGATCTTCAAGCCCCCACTGCACAAGAAATAGAAAACgaagtatttttttattatttacatttcatcGTTTTCAAACTAcaatgaatttattttttgggaaTGATCAGAAATCAGGCCGTATTTCTCCTTCTCTCGTTGCCGGTCTGCCTAATGAAGCCTGCGGACTGCCTCTTCAACTTTTCGGAAATGTGAATGCAATCTATAGTATATCCGTTCTCTTACAAGGCTGTTACAAACATCTTTGCAAAATTTACAGGGTTATTTGTGTCATCCCTATTTATCACTATCTTATTTGGACCTCTTGAGTGAGCCAAATATCCATGGCTACATTGTTGGCGCCACCAATGTGCTGTTTAAGCAGAAAAAAACTCTCTTTGATGCTATTATTGAGGTAGCTTTTTTGCCTGGTAAATCAATCAAAGTGTGAATTCACTGTACATTCTCTCATTTTCGTCAGTTGGAATCGGGCCGCATCGACGTTTCTGATCCTGATCTGCGTCGACAGCTGGAATTAACTAAAGAAGACATGCGATTTGCAGACCACATTGTCCGTCTCGTCATACAGGATCGAACTAATAACACGTTTTTGGACGGTGTCGGATGGGAAGGCGGTGACGAATGGTTGCGGGCCGAGTTCAAAACATACCTACTATTTATGTTGCGGACTTCACTTTTGGAcggtaaatttttctttaaaccgACCGTTTCATGTATCAGGTGTCATATAATGTGTATGTTGAAACAGAAGGATGCAAGTACGTAGATGAATTTCAACCCAGCATTTATCCAAGCCTGGAAAACCACAAGCAACTATGCAAAATGGTTGGAAAGACCCCATCCTGCTGTTTTGGAGCTCCATCCCGGTCACATGTTCTCTGGTCAGCTATCGATGTCGGATGTCAAACTTAAAATCACTCAAATTACTCAGTATGCTTCAGATTTTCATTGTTTCTTATGGAAACGATTAACCAActtgcttcttttctttttttttaaccagaaCAATGCAAAATACGGAAAAAGGACGTAAGATCTCCAATGCTGCTGCCAGTACCAGTCGGGCAGTAGCGCAGACCAGCAAAGCTGTTGGTAAGTTATTTCATTCGTTAAGAAGTTTGTTTACGCAGTGCTTAAAGTCAGAACTCGTTCATTGCAAACGTAGGAGGAGCTTTATCGCAAGCGAAAGGAGCCCTTTCCAGCTGGTGGAGCACATTCCAGCAACAGCCGGCCGAAGCAGCCGAGGAAGCCGATGAAACTCTAGGACCGAATGGAATGAGAATGTCCGACATTGATCTGACAGAGTGATTGcaagaaagataaaaaattagCGAAAAGAAATGCGTAGCTTTAACTTATCGTGGTTTCTTAACATAATGCAGTACTAGGTTGTTTGCGCACGGCGTGCTAGTCAAATGTTTCATTGAcgtcgagaaagaaaaatcgaaGTTATCCGTTTGTTGTGAATTCTGTTGTCGTCCAACTCGTTTCGGTTTGcgttcagtttttttttttgcatgcgTGTATACTCAGCTTGCAGTCACAATTTAATAATGTGTTGTTCCGTTTTCCTTACTTCGGTGATGAGtcctttattttattaaaacattccattttcaattttttccatGTTTGTGTGACTCGATTGGAATAGCTTTCAAACAAATGCCGCTCGGTACAGGAGAACATGTTGGCAATGATTACAGCCAAGCAATCCTGTATTCTTTCGCGTTACTGAAAAGGAGAAAAGAGAGTTTCAGTCACTTTCTGAGTATTGTAGATATATAAGCTCACTTTACATTTGTTAATTCAGTAGTCCATGGATGGATATGTACTGTTAATTGGTGGCTAAATAATAAACGGTGCCCAAGTGAAACCTATTTTACTACTTGAAGGATAAACAATTCAGTTACTTCCGTGCCCTTTCTCCCATTCCTCACCACACTCTCTCGGTGTCCATTTCACCGTTTCCATGGTTTCTCTACATGTTGCGTCATCTCATGCTGGATTTGTCTTCACCTAGCATCAAAGAACAACACCTACTCTACCCGCACATACTACTACTCACAGCATTAAGCAACTACTATACTTATCTTATCAAGTACTGCGTGGAATGTGCTTCTATACCAAAGATTATCTTGTATACGCTTTAAACGCCACGCCTTTCAAGGACCAGCCAGCAAAAAATTACACGTAGGCACTATCACTCCAATAGCACAACGACACGTATGACACCTACGAAACAACTGGACACGTTTCAGACGCTGCAGTTCTCGATCTTGTAGCACTGCCCATGGCAAACCCAAAGGGCAGGCAGTTTTCCTTCACCCTCTTTTTCTACATAAAACGTCTTGTACCTACGATACACTGTACAAAATATAAACGGTTGGAATTATAAATAATATACAATATCTTCTATAGTTCTTAAATAAGATGACGCAATTATAGAACATTCAGACAAAAGACGGCGTTTGAATAAGGATAATTGCTATTATTGCCAAAAGATAATACACACTGATGATGCATTAACCAAGCGCAAAAGGAGCTTCACGGTTGGTGTCCAAATAGTAATTCCCAGTTTCACTGTACGTTAATAAGAACGAAATTAAAATGAATGATGCATTTTGCATACCATATAGAATGCCAGATACTCACAGTGTAGAGACCGACAAACCCATTGATGTCTGTGTGTTGTTATTACAGAATCCCGTCTCCCAGTCTGCGTATGACCCACATTTTGTTGATGTGAAAGGTGTTTTACCATTAATCGACTCGATGAAATAAAGCAAAGCTCTAGAATGGCTACATCCTACTGTTTCCGAGCAGCCCTAAGCGTTTGCCAATCAAACAAAGGGGATGAAATTGTTTCGTAAAGGTTAAAGAAGTTAGGCTCATTAGGTAAGAGTTCTTCATTATAGCTTAGCTTGCGCTTACGGGTTGAACGATGCCTCCATTTGGCCAGAAATCTACATGTCCAATACTCGTCGGAAAGCTGAGTCCACCATCTAATAAATTCGCACTGTTTGTATGGATAACGTCAACGAATAGAGCGTCAGTCACGTCTAGTCTTGCATTGGTATTGTCCATTGAAAATCCTGGATAAGCGGGATCTAAACCTGTCAAACAGCATTCTCATTACAAAaagtaaaatcaaattttgtttatgcTTGAAACTATACCTGTGATTCGAGGAAGGTGTTCACTTGCATGATCCCCAGCTTTACCCGCAATGTGAGCTCCCAAACTGAAACCAATAATATGTAACTGACTCACATTTAATCCTTGCGTGATCAGAAAATTGAGGAAATCGCCCGTGACGACTCCGATCGGCTGGATACTGGCCGCCGATGAGAAATAACTCCCGGTGTTTGCTAACGTTTCCCAGTCCACAGCAATGAAATTGCAATCTTCTTTAGCAAGGAATTcttcaaaattaaaataggTGAACAGTTAGATGACTCAAATTTTAATCGTTGTGCTCAAAATTtaccgttttttaaattaatcaAAGTAGTGTGGTTGTGCCCGTTCATATTCCAGCCATGAATAAACACTTTAGTTGGATTGGAAGCATTAAAATTCGATTTGGATAGCAGAGCAACATCGCCAGTTAAAAGTGTTTCTCGTACAAAGGGATTCTTTCTAAAAACAAGAATGAATAAGTCACCGTTGTCAATCATATTAACTGATTTTTCATTCAATACCTTGTCCATAAATTAAAGTTACAGAGCGCATCGATTTTGTTTAGTGAAGTGCTTGCCATACTTCTACCTCTACCACGATACAACTTCTTAATAAATGACAAAACTGGTTCTTGCCATCGAGGTAGTCGTTCTTCGTCCTTTACAGGCAAAACTGACCGACGCTTCACCTGCACTGCAAGCCAATCACGTGAGGAATTCCCAATTGAAATTAAATTGTCTTAGATTGAAATTACCTGGCGTGGCTAAATGGTTCAAACATGCTACAACAAAAACGATAAGCAGTTTCATCGTCTCTTTAAAAGATGTCTTGCTACACTGAGAAAACTTCACGGTGTGCTACAACGTAATCGTCCCAGACGACAATGAGACTGGACATCTTTGACGACGGCTTTGGTATCCCTCCCGGAAAATTCGTTCAATTTCTTATCTGCATGCTACATTACCATCAATTGCGACTTCAGATTTCCTCCTAGCACGAGAGGAGGATGTAGGGTGGCGTCTAGTGGTGGCAAACCCACTAACGgaagttaatttttttgtttcaacattGTCCTTACCCGTATGTTTATTGCAACAGCTGCTCTTACGGATTGTATTGGCAAAAGAACATACAATTTTGCATCGGAAAAgctaaaaacattttttaagaaGTTCATTATAATGGGACGTTGATACATCGTGTCATCATCGAATGACTTAACCAAGAGCGAAGGGTGCTTCGGCGTTGGTGTCGAGGAAATATTCACCGTTGGCTCTGAtaaacaggaagaaaaaaaaattatcgttATCCAAGTCAACATTACTAGATATACTATATCGTTTGATAAGGG includes the following:
- the LOC116925217 gene encoding LOW QUALITY PROTEIN: late secretory pathway protein AVL9 homolog (The sequence of the model RefSeq protein was modified relative to this genomic sequence to represent the inferred CDS: deleted 1 base in 1 codon); protein product: MEEQVTDQEEKIKEGASVITREFSRDAPPILHLLVVGFHHKKGCQVEYSYPPLCPSSASESHECPEIWKNLPSLAMPDGSHNFVEDTVYFHLPSMSHPGKTVYGVSSYRQIEAKMLSKKTADITRSTVQKAVCVLSNLPLYGHIQVKMGLITEAYFREGDFTQFMLLHDAYNNLNMCLNPDLLNSTQAIIGLPLREMLERFGHKVVQLFKLILLQKRVLFFHSPVRPLSTSILAMLALFPGVVETGLDNCTALASQPDSIVVETVEVPKQFIPSPDESGILATENQSDVYNGLTEKFSSWKDKLDVATKPAGSPTVDATDDSKVSRESSFEDLQAPTAQEIENEKSGRISPSLVAGLPNEACGLPLQLFGNGYLCHPYLSLSYLDLLSEPNIHGYIVGATNVLFKQKKTLFDAIIELESGRIDVSDPDLRRQLELTKEDMRFADHIVRLVIQDRTNNTFLDGVGWEGGDEWLRAEFKTYLLFMLRTSLLDEGCKYVDEFNPAFIQAWKTTSNYAKWLERPHPAVLELHPGHMFSGQLSMSDVKLKITQITQTMQNTEKGRKISNAAASTSRAVAQTSKAVGGALSQAKGALSSWWSTFQQQPAEAAEEADETLGPNGMRMSDIDLTE
- the LOC116925223 gene encoding uncharacterized protein LOC116925223, whose translation is MTELCTLDLLYFDGVENEEGQIRPIFIPNSCHVCKAMRHESEPSSEIKLLSCSGCRMIAYCGLAHQKEHWAQHKDFCKVVQQVLRKEGRPSLFSDVSKLNLSPESWKAFRYNLMVRVEKSLTRPMQPYEQEMFLYPRVCDQCRMDDGTKLNECSGCHSFFYCCDQHQSKSHEEWCKDLKLLLDLNIEQSKKGRIDCMLPHKLLDSFEEFPPSLKEFLVLRMVGAMGAFAMGRNSLTLLTEFASYPLTVLWGLQEAAKLTDGIPLLGDRKSLVVHIVGAELPFECNNLAKWDVFFLNTLPALKSLYITFTGPELTGVPSGTWDDDLRCPHCERNNKHFICDFQPNTFYHDFVKSKNYIRPDVVVAFNCGLYRQTGFQGSDSWAKTLPCLLKEGVPLILTAYTAAEAPLDLKRLQDASSREPLEILMPPQKNPYRSSRPCRNFVSEEESPIIFKNQYITVVRKKCAK
- the LOC116925224 gene encoding LOW QUALITY PROTEIN: DNA/RNA-binding protein KIN17 (The sequence of the model RefSeq protein was modified relative to this genomic sequence to represent the inferred CDS: deleted 3 bases in 3 codons); amino-acid sequence: MGKAEVGTPKWIGNKMKSKGLQKLRWYCQMCQKQCRDENGFKCHTSSESHQRQLLLFADNSRKYLDEFSHEFEKDFLNLLRRQFGTKRVHANVVYQEYIRDRNHTHMNATRWTSLTGLCKHLSRHGKVVADETEKGWFITYIDRDPETIARAEALAKKQKMDKDDQERVYDFIEKQVQKGKKEGDEEEAVFTEFKRENPEEKIQIQLGSKIKKEEVQLVPSSSFADKKDVKPGKSSDTDDSTFKMPYSKDIKKEKTTEKRKLSALDEIMREQEASKEKSGRKDYWLTENIVVKVVTKSLGDKYYKKKGFIKQVIDKYGAMVTMIDTGHTLKLDQSHLETVIPAEGRIVMVVNGAYRGYRAVLKSLDAKHFCVTITIDSGPVKGRIVEGVQYEDICKIHTE
- the LOC116925226 gene encoding pancreatic triacylglycerol lipase isoform X2; protein product: MKLLIVFVVACLNHLATPVQVKRRSVLPVKDEERLPRWQEPVLSFIKKLYRGRGRSMASTSLNKIDALCNFNLWTRKNPFVRETLLTGDVALLSKSNFNASNPTKVFIHGWNMNGHNHTTLINLKNEFLAKEDCNFIAVDWETLANTGSYFSSAASIQPIGVVTGDFLNFLITQGLNVSQLHIIGFSLGAHIAGKAGDHASEHLPRITGLDPAYPGFSMDNTNARLDVTDALFVDVIHTNSANLLDGGLSFPTSIGHVDFWPNGGIVQPLRAARKQ
- the LOC116925226 gene encoding inactive pancreatic lipase-related protein 1 isoform X1, whose amino-acid sequence is MKLLIVFVVACLNHLATPVQVKRRSVLPVKDEERLPRWQEPVLSFIKKLYRGRGRSMASTSLNKIDALCNFNLWTRKNPFVRETLLTGDVALLSKSNFNASNPTKVFIHGWNMNGHNHTTLINLKNEFLAKEDCNFIAVDWETLANTGSYFSSAASIQPIGVVTGDFLNFLITQGLNVSQLHIIGFSLGAHIAGKAGDHASEHLPRITGLDPAYPGFSMDNTNARLDVTDALFVDVIHTNSANLLDGGLSFPTSIGHVDFWPNGGIVQPGCSETVGCSHSRALLYFIESINGKTPFTSTKCGSYADWETGFCNNNTQTSMGLSVSTLETGNYYLDTNREAPFALG